The Bacteroidota bacterium genome contains a region encoding:
- the ychF gene encoding redox-regulated ATPase YchF, whose product MALQCGIVGLPNVGKSTLFNCLSNAKAQAANFPFCTIEPNVGVITVPDERLLKLEELVKPERVLPTTVEIVDIAGLVKGASKGEGLGNKFLANIRETNAIIHVLRCFDDPNVVHVDGSINPVRDKETIDFELQIKDLEAIDKKIQKYEKIAKVGADKDAKKCYDVLNVYKAHIEQGKSARSAPVIKEDKKYIEDLMLLTQKPILYVCNVDEGSVINGNKHVDAVKEAIKDEDAEVIIITAAMEAEIAALESYDDRQSFLKDIGLEEPGVNKLIKAAYKLLDLYTYFTAGVKEVRAWTITKGMTAPQAAGVIHTDFEKGFIRAEVIKYQDYIKYGSESACKDAGKLGIEGKEYLVEDGDIMHFRFNV is encoded by the coding sequence ATGGCATTACAATGTGGGATTGTGGGATTACCGAATGTTGGAAAATCAACCCTATTCAATTGTTTATCGAACGCGAAAGCGCAAGCAGCGAACTTTCCATTTTGCACCATTGAGCCAAATGTGGGTGTGATAACTGTTCCGGATGAACGCCTATTAAAATTGGAGGAGTTAGTGAAACCGGAGCGTGTGCTTCCCACTACAGTGGAAATTGTGGACATTGCCGGATTGGTAAAAGGAGCGAGCAAGGGCGAAGGATTAGGAAATAAGTTTTTAGCCAATATCCGCGAAACCAATGCTATTATTCACGTTTTGCGCTGCTTCGATGATCCTAATGTGGTGCATGTGGACGGTTCTATAAATCCGGTGCGAGACAAGGAAACCATTGATTTTGAATTGCAAATAAAGGACTTGGAAGCCATCGATAAAAAAATTCAGAAGTACGAAAAGATAGCAAAGGTGGGAGCTGACAAGGATGCAAAGAAATGCTACGATGTGCTTAATGTTTACAAAGCACATATCGAGCAAGGTAAATCCGCTCGCTCAGCCCCTGTTATTAAGGAGGATAAAAAATACATTGAGGATTTAATGTTGCTTACGCAAAAGCCAATTTTGTATGTATGCAATGTGGACGAAGGTTCTGTAATTAATGGAAACAAGCATGTGGATGCTGTTAAAGAGGCCATTAAAGATGAAGATGCCGAAGTAATTATTATTACTGCAGCGATGGAAGCCGAAATTGCAGCGCTCGAAAGTTATGACGACCGTCAAAGTTTTTTGAAGGATATTGGATTGGAAGAACCCGGTGTAAACAAGCTAATTAAAGCAGCTTACAAACTACTTGATTTGTATACCTATTTTACCGCAGGAGTAAAAGAAGTACGTGCTTGGACCATAACCAAAGGGATGACAGCACCGCAAGCTGCCGGAGTAATTCATACCGATTTTGAAAAAGGATTTATCCGCGCAGAGGTAATTAAATACCAGGATTATATTAAATATGGTTCAGAAAGCGCTTGCAAAGATGCCGGAAAGCTTGGTATTGAAGGGAAGGAATACTTGGTAGAAGATGGCGATATTATGCACTTCAGATTTAACGTGTAA